The region CGAATTGATCATGTCAATTTCACACGGCCTCTCACGCTTTCTGCTGGCGGCCCTCTTACCTAATTGGCCCCCGGCTGTCATTGTTGACTGAAAAGCGTCGTTATTCCATGTAATATGGAATCAGATATGAATGCACACCCATGCTCGTTAGTCATACCCTATCGTTAGCGGTCACGGACATGGCAAGAGAAGTTTGTAACATGCGCGATTCCAAGATGATCATTCCCACCACTTACCATGCATGCTCGCAGCGTTGCTACCAATCGCAGTAGCACGCCATGACCCTACGTCTGAAATTCAATCTGGTTTTGTTCCTTGTCTGCCTGTGTAGCTTGGGTGGAACCAGCTATTACATTTATCGGTCGTTGTATCAGAATGCGTTGGAAGAAGTACGTCGTGAGTCACGTTTGCACATGGAAACTGCGCTCGCAGTACGCTTATACACCACACATCATGTGAAACCATGGTTTGACAAAGTAGCGCCCAACGAGCTGATTCCCCCCACTGTCCCGGCTTTTGCTGCCCGCCAAACAATGAGTGTGTTGCATGCGCGTTATCCTGGTTATGAATATCGCGAGGCAACATTGAATCCCACCAACCCAATCAATCGTGCAATGGGTTGGGAACGTGCACTGGTCGATCAATACCGCAGTGGCAAATTGACTGGTCAAGTTGAACACATCATTGAAGACAAGGGGGCACACGTACTCAAGGTGACCCGTCCGATTCAAATCAATAACGAAAGCTGCCTCAGTTGCCATGGAGATCCGGCCAAAGCAGATCCGATGATGCTGAAACACTATGGCGACAAAGCTGGCTTCAACTGGCATTTGAATGAGATTGTGGGTGCCCAGATCATCACGGTACCTGCAAATGTACCATTGGAGCATGCTCGCAGCGCATTCGTCATGGCACTTGCCTCTCTGATTGCAGGGTTTGCCGCCTTGTTCATCGCGCTGAACGTGATGCTAAGCCTCGCCATCATCAACCCAATGAGCCGAACCAATGCCTTACTGGAACACATGGCGGCCACAGATGGTTTGACTGGCTTGCTCAATCGTCGAAAATTCATGGAGAAACTGAATGAAGCCATTGAAACCAGCGGTGACGACCAGTTTCCGCTGTCAGTGATCATGTTCGATGTCGATCATTTCAAGCAGGTCAACGATAACCATGGCCACAAGACTGGAGATGAAGTACTACGCATCGTTGCGCACGCAGTCGGCAACCTGATCAAAGGTGGAGATAGCCTGGGTCGATTAGGGGGTGAGGAGTTTGCGGTGATTCTGCCGCATACCCCTCTGTCAGGGGCTGCCACACTGGCAGACGCCCTTCGCAAACATATTGCTGGGCTGTA is a window of Chitinivorax sp. B DNA encoding:
- a CDS encoding diguanylate cyclase, which codes for MTLRLKFNLVLFLVCLCSLGGTSYYIYRSLYQNALEEVRRESRLHMETALAVRLYTTHHVKPWFDKVAPNELIPPTVPAFAARQTMSVLHARYPGYEYREATLNPTNPINRAMGWERALVDQYRSGKLTGQVEHIIEDKGAHVLKVTRPIQINNESCLSCHGDPAKADPMMLKHYGDKAGFNWHLNEIVGAQIITVPANVPLEHARSAFVMALASLIAGFAALFIALNVMLSLAIINPMSRTNALLEHMAATDGLTGLLNRRKFMEKLNEAIETSGDDQFPLSVIMFDVDHFKQVNDNHGHKTGDEVLRIVAHAVGNLIKGGDSLGRLGGEEFAVILPHTPLSGAATLADALRKHIAGLYYPADLKITASFGVALMRAGESADSVLHRADDALYAAKRAGRNQVICAPDAGETDSQDVTSHPGMDHR